One sulfur-oxidizing endosymbiont of Gigantopelta aegis genomic region harbors:
- the ubiG gene encoding bifunctional 2-polyprenyl-6-hydroxyphenol methylase/3-demethylubiquinol 3-O-methyltransferase UbiG — protein MTATQAQNSTESDAKSHYNNVDPQEVAKFEAMSTRWWDREGEFKPLHDLNPARLDYIIQRANGIEGKLVLDVGCGGGILSESMAHEGANVTGIDMGDANLTIAKMHLYESGEKVTYKKITVEQLAEQQAGKYDVVTCLEMLEHVPDPASIIAACNKLVKTEGDVFFSTVNRNAKSYAMAIIGAEYIMKLLPKGTHDFKKFIRPSEMDRWIRDAGLKTQHISGMDYNPITGVCNLSSNVDINYLVHARKDIS, from the coding sequence ATGACTGCAACGCAAGCACAAAATAGCACAGAATCTGATGCCAAGTCTCATTATAATAATGTCGATCCGCAGGAAGTGGCCAAATTTGAAGCCATGTCTACACGCTGGTGGGATAGAGAGGGTGAATTCAAACCCCTGCACGATCTTAATCCTGCCCGTTTGGATTATATAATTCAACGCGCCAATGGTATCGAAGGTAAATTAGTATTAGATGTCGGCTGCGGTGGCGGTATTTTATCTGAAAGCATGGCGCATGAAGGGGCTAATGTCACAGGCATCGATATGGGTGATGCCAATCTGACCATTGCCAAAATGCATCTTTATGAATCCGGTGAAAAAGTCACCTATAAAAAAATAACAGTAGAACAACTTGCCGAACAACAGGCTGGAAAATATGATGTAGTCACCTGCCTTGAGATGCTTGAACATGTCCCAGATCCGGCGTCAATTATTGCCGCCTGTAATAAACTCGTCAAAACTGAGGGCGATGTCTTTTTCTCCACCGTGAACCGTAATGCCAAATCTTATGCAATGGCCATTATTGGTGCTGAATACATTATGAAGTTATTGCCCAAGGGCACTCACGACTTTAAAAAGTTTATCCGCCCATCAGAGATGGATCGTTGGATACGCGATGCGGGATTAAAGACCCAGCATATTTCCGGCATGGACTATAATCCCATCACTGGTGTTTGCAATCTTAGCTCAAATGTCGATATCAACTATCTTGTTCATGCGCGTAAAGATATTTCTTAG
- the gph gene encoding phosphoglycolate phosphatase (PGP is an essential enzyme in the glycolate salvage pathway in higher organisms (photorespiration in plants). Phosphoglycolate results from the oxidase activity of RubisCO in the Calvin cycle when concentrations of carbon dioxide are low relative to oxygen. This enzyme is a member of the Haloacid Dehalogenase (HAD) superfamily of aspartate-nucleophile hydrolase enzymes (PF00702).) translates to MIKAVLFDLDGTFADTAPDLAAALNQVLIEEGKPPLNYEIIRPVVSHGGIALIKLGFNFDEQHIDFERLKQRFLAIYEANIAELTRVFDGITALLEILKEKNIPWGIVTNKPGWLTDPLMQQMGYAQSAATIVSGDTTAQRKPHPEPLFYACKEMACEPDECIYIGDAERDIIAGNAAGMLTLTALFGYIEATDKPENWGADAMISHPKEVEAFLNR, encoded by the coding sequence ATGATAAAAGCAGTCCTATTTGACTTAGATGGCACCTTTGCCGACACCGCACCTGACTTGGCTGCCGCCTTGAATCAAGTTTTAATCGAAGAAGGCAAGCCACCTTTGAATTATGAAATCATCCGCCCTGTTGTCTCACACGGTGGTATCGCACTTATCAAACTTGGCTTTAACTTTGACGAGCAACATATTGATTTTGAAAGGCTAAAACAACGATTTTTAGCTATTTACGAAGCCAATATCGCTGAGTTAACACGGGTTTTTGATGGCATTACAGCATTATTAGAAATACTCAAAGAAAAAAATATACCGTGGGGAATTGTTACTAATAAGCCTGGCTGGCTCACTGATCCCTTAATGCAACAAATGGGCTATGCACAATCCGCTGCAACCATCGTCAGTGGCGACACGACTGCACAAAGAAAACCCCATCCGGAACCGCTATTTTACGCTTGTAAAGAAATGGCTTGTGAGCCTGATGAGTGTATTTATATAGGGGATGCAGAACGCGATATTATCGCTGGCAATGCTGCAGGAATGCTCACTTTAACAGCCTTATTTGGCTATATTGAGGCAACAGACAAACCGGAAAATTGGGGCGCAGATGCAATGATTTCACACCCTAAAGAAGTTGAAGCGTTTCTTAATCGCTAA
- the hpnC gene encoding squalene synthase HpnC: protein MPSSEQNILQAYQYCLSLAHSHYENFPVASKLLNKKIRLPVSAVYAFARTADDFADEGNQSPKERLQALNEYQKELEQIKLAIENHNNKPQQSSKLFFYPSNNPIFTALADTIYKFTIPVQLFADLIQAFKQDVTTTRYADFNEILDYCRLSANPVGGILLHLNTSATAENLKNSDAICTGLQLINFYQDIAQDIIENDRLYLPTKELEDHQISIDELRQQINNEHTHQLLTLQIQRAKTLYHSGAPLCTALKGRFAIEIRMIFFAGKLILHKLEQNTNNIYLRPRLTRRDKLKILWQALFSNP from the coding sequence ATGCCAAGTTCTGAGCAAAATATTCTACAGGCCTATCAATATTGTTTATCACTGGCTCACAGTCACTATGAAAACTTTCCTGTGGCTTCAAAGCTACTCAATAAAAAAATACGCCTGCCTGTTTCTGCCGTCTATGCCTTTGCCCGTACGGCTGATGATTTTGCCGATGAAGGCAATCAAAGTCCCAAGGAACGCTTACAGGCATTAAATGAGTATCAGAAGGAACTGGAACAAATCAAGCTAGCAATAGAAAACCATAATAATAAGCCTCAACAATCCTCTAAGTTGTTTTTCTATCCCAGCAACAATCCCATTTTCACAGCCTTAGCCGATACTATTTATAAATTTACTATCCCCGTACAGCTGTTTGCTGATTTAATTCAAGCATTCAAACAAGATGTCACGACAACACGTTATGCAGATTTTAATGAAATTCTCGACTATTGTCGCCTAAGTGCCAATCCAGTGGGGGGTATTTTATTACATTTAAATACTAGCGCCACGGCTGAAAATCTAAAAAATTCTGATGCTATTTGCACGGGACTGCAACTCATTAATTTTTATCAAGATATCGCCCAAGATATAATAGAAAATGATCGCTTATACTTACCAACCAAAGAGTTAGAAGATCATCAGATCAGTATTGATGAGCTGCGTCAACAAATTAACAATGAACATACTCATCAATTACTCACACTACAAATTCAACGTGCCAAAACACTCTATCATTCAGGCGCTCCACTTTGCACCGCACTCAAAGGGCGTTTTGCCATTGAAATCCGTATGATTTTTTTTGCCGGGAAACTGATTCTGCATAAGCTTGAACAAAATACCAATAACATTTACCTTCGTCCACGACTCACTCGACGAGATAAATTAAAGATTTTATGGCAGGCTTTATTTTCAAATCCTTAA